The following proteins are co-located in the Pontiella desulfatans genome:
- a CDS encoding sulfatase: MKHRARTLLGISLMTALLVQADGRPMNVLMIAIDDLNDWVGFLGGHPQTQTPNMDRLAAQGMVFENASCSSVACNPSRSALMSGIPPYASGLYSNGQVMRENPVLMDAVMIPRYFSNNGYTSLARGKIFHHAGLDPQSWDILSDQKKDPLTVPKEQLTDMTPYQDIKIDNGLSFVQKPRIAWKSTPTPKELTQDYQNAMWAAQWLTDSAEHETPKPFFLACGIFRPHLPWTVPAEYYARFDLDSIKLPPINPDDYSDIKGGAASEYGEAVEKGLREEIVWAYLANIAYADDCVGVILDALEKSPYKDNTIVVLWSDHGWHVGEKLRYKKSTLWEETARMPFIVKVPGLEPGRSIRPVNLIDLYPTLIDLAGLPKKNDLHGRSFVPVLKNPDVEWDHPAITSSSSGHSLRTERWRYISKKNGDELYDHDNDPNEWTNLATNPEYQNVIQELRKHLPASMN, translated from the coding sequence ATGAAACACCGCGCTCGAACCTTACTGGGAATTTCCTTAATGACCGCCCTGCTCGTCCAGGCGGACGGACGGCCCATGAACGTGTTGATGATTGCGATCGACGACCTGAACGACTGGGTCGGCTTTCTCGGCGGGCACCCGCAGACCCAAACGCCCAACATGGATCGGTTGGCGGCGCAGGGCATGGTGTTCGAAAACGCAAGCTGTTCGTCGGTCGCCTGCAACCCATCGCGATCGGCGTTGATGAGCGGCATTCCGCCCTACGCCTCCGGCCTCTACAGCAACGGCCAGGTGATGCGCGAAAATCCCGTGCTGATGGATGCCGTGATGATCCCGCGCTATTTCAGCAATAACGGCTACACCTCGCTGGCCCGCGGCAAGATTTTCCACCACGCCGGCCTGGACCCGCAGAGCTGGGATATCCTGAGCGACCAAAAGAAGGACCCGCTCACGGTGCCCAAGGAACAGCTGACCGACATGACGCCCTACCAGGACATCAAGATCGACAACGGGCTCTCTTTCGTACAGAAGCCGCGGATTGCCTGGAAGTCCACCCCTACCCCGAAGGAGCTGACGCAGGACTACCAGAACGCCATGTGGGCCGCCCAATGGCTGACCGACTCCGCCGAACACGAAACCCCGAAACCGTTTTTCCTGGCCTGCGGCATCTTCCGCCCGCACCTGCCGTGGACGGTGCCGGCCGAATACTATGCCCGCTTCGACCTCGACTCGATCAAGCTGCCGCCCATCAACCCCGACGACTATTCCGACATCAAGGGCGGCGCCGCCAGCGAATATGGGGAAGCGGTTGAAAAGGGCCTGCGCGAGGAGATCGTCTGGGCCTACCTGGCCAACATTGCCTATGCCGACGACTGCGTCGGCGTGATCCTCGATGCGCTGGAAAAGAGCCCCTACAAGGACAACACCATCGTGGTGCTGTGGAGCGACCACGGCTGGCATGTCGGCGAAAAGCTGCGCTACAAAAAATCCACCCTCTGGGAAGAGACCGCGCGCATGCCGTTCATCGTCAAGGTGCCCGGGCTGGAACCGGGGCGCAGCATCCGCCCGGTCAACCTGATCGATCTCTACCCCACCCTCATCGACCTCGCCGGCCTGCCGAAGAAGAATGATCTCCATGGCCGCAGCTTTGTCCCGGTGCTGAAGAATCCGGACGTTGAATGGGACCACCCCGCCATCACGAGTTCGAGTTCCGGCCATAGCCTACGCACCGAGCGCTGGCGCTACATCAGCAAGAAAAACGGCGACGAACTCTACGACCACGACAACGATCCCAACGAGTGGACCAACCTCGCCACGAATCCGGAATACCAAAACGTGATCCAAGAGCTGCGCAAGCACCTGCCGGCCAGCATGAACTAG